Genomic DNA from Prunus persica cultivar Lovell chromosome G1, Prunus_persica_NCBIv2, whole genome shotgun sequence:
CTTAAGATTAAGAGTAGCCATGGCAGTTAAATTTGACCACCAAACTTGCTGATGCAGCAGATTAATTGATGGAAAATCTGATTAATTAGGCTAACCAATTCCTCCAGATCAGTCTCTTAAGTCAGTGAAGGAAAAGGTTTGAGCgattagaaagaaagaaaggcatGGAAAGTGGCCTACTTTTAGGAGAGTATAAGATTTTTTCCCATGTATATGTATCCAAGAAAGACTCTTTTACTAAGCTAGAGCCTTATCGGgttgttgtatatatatatatatatatatatatatatatatcagtcccCTTATAttgaggaatccctcaaataattttatttgagggacgccttttagggtaccctacaatttttttcccaatgatccaaaccatctattttttaggtcttcattcatagatcatccttacaaaaaattagacaaatcggaaaccatttcgacatccaattgtgtcttacaaaatcaatgaacacggtgcttcaagaaaatgctaaaatttcaataacttaattgagtggtcaaatgataccGGATTCAAGTGagtttttgtagagatgatctttgaatgagtatctacaaaatagaaggtttggattagtgaaatacaatccggagtggggcctacaaggggtgtccctcaaataagcttatttgagggatccctcaatggaagctctctgtatatatatatcaatttgtttttcttttctttttaaaaaatcttttgtctatatatttttaatttttggatgTAAGGATTTGGTGACATGTTATGgggttttgttatttttcttctaagAAAAGAGGGATTCAAACTCGGGTGCGGAGTGGGGTTTTGTTATTTGATgtgttattattatatataaattttttaaggtATGTCAagatgttttatttatattatattacatttATTATATGAGTTTGAGTTTATAAAACTATATACTGTTGTGAATTGTGGGCACGTTAAATTTTGAGAACATGAATATGTTAAGTTTTGCTAACAAATTATACGAAATAAGTTCATCTTTGGAATATCCTCCTGCAACAACCAACATTTTGCACTTCAAAGTTCATCTTCTAAGTGCAACtttagaaaataaatgaaattttggtaAAATAAGAGCGGCCTATTTACATCGAATTTTAGGCTTAATAGAATCCTTACAGATAGTGGTTACAATGTTCCCTTTGGGTCTAGGGTAAATCATTTtgtgtttagggttttggtatttatagtttatattagaaaaataatttaaaagaaacaaaaggtgTTTATTTTATGATGCATATGGAATTGACTAACTGAGAATTTTGAGTgagaaaaaacttaaaaacacCAAGCCAGCTCCAACAAGAGTGACGGAGTGGGGGATAACCAAAGCAGCAAAGCAAAATAATTTCATAAGGTTTACAATAATACAGTGATTTTAAGCGATTATGGGGTGAAGCACCTTCCTTCCGTTTGCTTCTCTATAAGATCACTTTAAACCACTTAAAGTGATTCTACATAGAAGTGATTATTGGCCTATCCAAAATCACTCCAAACGAGCCCCAAATCACTGTACTGCAAAACTATGCTTGAAACTCACAAGTTTGGCTTGCTTTCTTAAATACTTTGCAATCATAGGCAAAAATCtaaaagaaacagaaccaaTCACCAGATGCTACAAAACTATGCTCGTCATTACACTCCTGCCAAACATCAAAAATCATATTTCAATTGACTCAGCACTTTGCAATCAGAACACAATCTTGATCAACTGTCTCAGACCCCCCACATAATTGATACTTGTTTAAGCACAAAATGGCGTGAAAAAGTGTTAGCTTGACGACTATAATCAGACTAGTATGCATTCCTGATAAACAGCAGGTTCAGAAAAACCTCAACTATGAAGACAATCCTTCTGACTTTGGCCTTGTGTACCCAAGACTGATTAGCTTCAGAACCAACAACTTTTCAGCATCTGCCTGAAATACCAAAAAGGAGGAGCAAATTATTCAGTGACAATAACTAACAAAAGGTTTTAAATGAACAACCCTGTCCTGCATATATGCAAATGATAAAGAAACACACATCACATAGTCTCAAGTTCATGTGTGTTTCTGTAGGTGTTTAAGATTGAGCACAGACCTCAATCATGGGGCTATTCTTAGGAATGTTGCAAGCCAGAATTATATTCAGTCCCGTCTTTAAAACTGCAAGAACCCCAGCATGTCAGACCATGGAACCGGAAAcgaaaagaaaacacaatgaTAAACTCAAACTTATCTAAACATAGATTGATAATTTACCTAATCTTCGAGCAATGCTCGACCCTGTATTATCAGAAGCCCCACCAAGTATGGATGTAACACCCACTGTACTGTTCTGTGTAAGTCAAGGATACAAAGAAGTCAGAAATCACCAATGTAAAGAGAGATCAATTGAAGAGGAAACAAACACTAAATTATCAACTTACAGGTCTCATGGGTGCTGCTGCATACAAATGTCCCAATTTTGCAGAGTTGCAGCCAATCCATGCATATATCTACACTCAAAACAACGAGAAATTATTACCCAATTCAGAATTTGTTCAAACttgtcaaaattaattaaccatgTATGCAAATAATCCGCCTAGATTTTTCTAAGCCAAAAAGATAACAAATTTAACGAATTTTCTTGCTCAATTTCGACTTGGGCAGTTCAATTCAACATCAAAATGgccaaaaacttcaaaataaaattgaattgaaagagGGAGGAGGGTAAGGAAGATAACCTGCTTGGGAAGGCGCATGATTTGGAAGTGGAAAGTAGTATCGTTGACGACTTCAGTGAAGCACGTGATCTGCACGCCAC
This window encodes:
- the LOC18792634 gene encoding proteasome assembly chaperone 4 translates to MAREDLDLGALNHAMSSAQISKDKEPAAPSYYSNEDDAGGVQITCFTEVVNDTTFHFQIMRLPKQIYAWIGCNSAKLGHLYAAAPMRPNSTVGVTSILGGASDNTGSSIARRLVLKTGLNIILACNIPKNSPMIEADAEKLLVLKLISLGYTRPKSEGLSS